The genome window TTCCCACTCAAAATTTATTACATTCTTTTGTTCAGAGCTAAATTCGATGCCGATAAGATAGATTTGTTTGCCTTCATTTAAATATTTCTCAGCATAATTTTTTTCTTTGATTTGCCTTAAAGCTTCACCTTGTTGCCCGTCAACCTTAAACTCCAAGATATAAATCTTATCCCCTACAAAAAGTGTCAAATCTATCCTGCCCTTATTTGTAATATCCTCACCGATTATATTTATCCCAAGGGATGCAAGATATGCATAAATCACGCTAGCATAATAGCCTTCATATAAACTGATATTATTTTTTGTGAAATTTGTATATGGAATTGAGGCAAATAGTGAAATTAGATTATTTTTTACTATGTTAAAATCAGCGTTATGTAAAGCACTAAAAGTTTGATTTTGAATATATGTTACTTCCTTATGATTAAAAAAATAGCGAAGAATATAATCATTTAATGATATCTGGACTTCAAGGTTTGGTATCTTTAGCTTATATTCTATAGACCTGCCTGTATCAATCATCTTCTCAATTGTCAAATAACCAGATTGATAAAGTATCACTTCCAAATCAATATTTTCTATATCAAAGCTGGAAAGCAACTTATCATCTACAATCAAATTTGTCAGCTTTGGCAAAAAATAATTTCTCTCTTTTATTAATTTGATTAAAAATGAAGGTGTCCCCGTTTCAAACCAGTAATTTCTAAATAAAAATTCATTGCTGATAAATTGTAAAATATCAAAGGGATTATAAACATTATCCTTTAGGAAATTATAACCATTGTACCATTTTTTTACCTTTTCCAAATCCACATCTTTAAAATAAGGCATAAATGAGGTTTCTATATCTTTTTGGGTATAGCCACAAATATTGCCATACTTTGGATTGAGGGAGATATCCGTGAGCATATTGAGCCCGCTAAAGATAGATGCCTTGGAAAATTTGCTCACGCCTGTCAAAAATGCAAATTTAATATGAGCATCTACACCTTTTAAAACAGAATATAAACCTTTTATATATTCCCGATGTTCTTTTGCTTGCTCAATATTATCTAATACGTCTAAGATAGGTTTGTCATACTCATCTATTAATACGACTACTTTTTGATTATATTTTTCTGAGGCTTTTTGAATAAGCTCTTCAAAACAAATAGATAGGTTATTTTTCTCTTCACAATTTATTTTGAGCCTTTCTTGATTATCTTTTAAAGATTTTCTTACCCTTTCTTTCAAAGACTGTAGGGACAAAAGATCTCCTCTGAAATCTATATGTATTACCGGGTATTTTTCATCCCAATTCCACTTGTCATAAATATACAGACCTTCAAAAAGCTTTTTGTTGCCTTCAAACAATTCCTTTAATG of Deferrivibrio essentukiensis contains these proteins:
- a CDS encoding ATP-binding protein encodes the protein MQKLKKLPIGIQTFSEIIEGDYIYIDKTEEAYKLTQEYKYVFLSRPRRFGKSLFLDTLKELFEGNKKLFEGLYIYDKWNWDEKYPVIHIDFRGDLLSLQSLKERVRKSLKDNQERLKINCEEKNNLSICFEELIQKASEKYNQKVVVLIDEYDKPILDVLDNIEQAKEHREYIKGLYSVLKGVDAHIKFAFLTGVSKFSKASIFSGLNMLTDISLNPKYGNICGYTQKDIETSFMPYFKDVDLEKVKKWYNGYNFLKDNVYNPFDILQFISNEFLFRNYWFETGTPSFLIKLIKERNYFLPKLTNLIVDDKLLSSFDIENIDLEVILYQSGYLTIEKMIDTGRSIEYKLKIPNLEVQISLNDYILRYFFNHKEVTYIQNQTFSALHNADFNIVKNNLISLFASIPYTNFTKNNISLYEGYYASVIYAYLASLGINIIGEDITNKGRIDLTLFVGDKIYILEFKVDGQQGEALRQIKEKNYAEKYLNEGKQIYLIGIEFSSEQKNVINFEWEKIS